One Aneurinibacillus migulanus genomic region harbors:
- the uvrB gene encoding excinuclease ABC subunit UvrB, whose product MKKKFELVSEYQPQGDQPTAIEKLSDGILQGKKHQTLLGATGTGKTFTMAHVINKVQKPTLIIAHNKTLAAQLTSEFKEFFPNNEVGYFVSYYDYYQPEAYIPQSDTYIEKDASINEEIDKLRHSATSALFEREDVIIVASVSCIYGLGSPQEYGSLLLSLRRGMEKNRDDILRKLIDIQYDRNDINFTRGTFRVRGDVVEIFPASNSEHAVRVEFFGDEIDRITEIDVLTGEVLGEREHVAIFPASHYVTGQDKMQRAIKSIEAELEEQLAYFKAEGKLLEAQRLEQRTRYDIEMMQEMGYCSGVENYSRHLTGLPAGAMPYTLLDYFPDDFLIMVDESHITLPQVRGMYNGDKARKEMLINHGFRLPSAADNRPLKFEEFEKHVQQIVYVSATPGPYELEKTPEVVEQVIRPTGLLDPTIDIRPSKGQIDDLLGEINDRIAKGERVLVTTLTKKMSEDLTDYLKEVGIKVRYLHSDIKTIERMQIIRDLRVGTFDVLIGINLLREGLDIPEVSLVAILDADKEGFLRNERSLIQTIGRAARNANGHVIMYADKMTHSIERAVEETNRRRERQIAYNEAHGITPQTIRKAVRDVIEATKVAEEQEEYLPQKAYSKLSKKEKQEVIARLEDEMKESARGLNFERAAELRDLILEMKAEG is encoded by the coding sequence CTGAAGAAAAAGTTCGAGCTTGTCTCCGAGTATCAACCGCAGGGGGACCAGCCTACAGCCATAGAGAAGTTGTCAGACGGGATTTTGCAGGGTAAGAAGCATCAAACATTGCTTGGGGCGACGGGAACGGGAAAAACGTTCACCATGGCCCACGTTATCAATAAAGTTCAGAAACCTACGCTCATCATTGCCCACAACAAGACGCTCGCAGCACAGCTTACCAGCGAGTTCAAGGAATTTTTCCCAAACAACGAGGTCGGATACTTCGTAAGCTACTACGACTACTATCAGCCTGAAGCCTACATTCCCCAATCAGATACGTACATCGAGAAGGATGCCAGCATCAATGAAGAAATTGACAAACTCCGTCACTCCGCCACTAGTGCGTTGTTCGAGCGCGAGGATGTTATTATTGTTGCGAGCGTATCCTGCATTTACGGTTTGGGATCACCGCAGGAATATGGTTCACTGCTATTATCCTTGCGACGTGGTATGGAGAAGAATCGTGACGATATACTGCGTAAGCTGATTGATATTCAATATGATAGAAACGACATCAACTTTACACGCGGTACATTTCGTGTGCGTGGCGACGTTGTAGAGATTTTTCCGGCGTCCAATAGCGAACACGCAGTTCGTGTAGAGTTTTTTGGTGATGAGATTGACCGCATTACCGAAATTGATGTCCTGACTGGTGAGGTATTGGGTGAACGGGAACACGTCGCTATTTTCCCGGCATCCCACTATGTTACCGGACAGGATAAAATGCAGCGGGCTATTAAGAGTATTGAAGCAGAATTGGAAGAACAATTGGCCTATTTCAAAGCGGAAGGTAAGTTGCTAGAAGCGCAACGTCTGGAACAGCGGACCCGCTATGATATTGAGATGATGCAGGAGATGGGCTATTGTTCCGGCGTTGAGAACTATTCACGTCATCTGACCGGATTGCCAGCGGGAGCGATGCCGTATACACTGCTCGATTACTTCCCGGATGATTTTCTTATTATGGTGGACGAATCGCATATTACATTGCCGCAGGTTCGGGGTATGTACAATGGCGACAAGGCTCGTAAGGAAATGCTGATTAATCACGGCTTCCGCCTGCCATCTGCAGCGGATAACCGTCCGCTCAAATTCGAGGAATTCGAAAAGCATGTCCAACAGATTGTGTACGTATCGGCGACGCCTGGGCCGTATGAACTGGAGAAGACACCAGAGGTCGTAGAGCAGGTTATCCGCCCGACCGGTCTGCTCGACCCAACGATTGATATCCGTCCGTCCAAAGGGCAAATTGATGATTTGCTCGGTGAAATCAACGACCGAATCGCCAAGGGGGAGCGTGTGCTTGTCACGACGCTCACAAAGAAAATGTCAGAGGACCTGACCGATTATTTGAAAGAGGTTGGCATCAAAGTCCGTTATTTGCATTCCGACATTAAAACGATTGAACGAATGCAGATTATCCGCGATCTTAGGGTAGGAACGTTTGATGTGTTGATTGGAATCAACCTTTTGCGGGAAGGGTTAGATATACCAGAAGTCTCTCTTGTAGCGATATTGGATGCCGACAAAGAAGGCTTTCTACGTAACGAACGCTCGCTAATTCAGACGATTGGACGCGCAGCACGGAATGCGAATGGTCATGTTATTATGTATGCTGATAAGATGACGCACTCGATTGAGCGTGCCGTTGAAGAGACGAATCGCCGCCGTGAACGCCAGATAGCATACAATGAAGCACACGGTATTACGCCGCAAACGATCCGCAAGGCGGTTCGGGACGTTATCGAAGCGACGAAAGTTGCTGAAGAGCAGGAAGAATATTTGCCGCAGAAGGCGTACAGTAAGCTGAGCAAGAAAGAGAAGCAAGAAGTCATTGCGCGTCTTGAAGATGAGATGAAAGAATCGGCCCGTGGGCTGAACTTTGAACGTGCGGCTGAGCTGCGCGATTTAATTCTTGAGATGAAGGCGGAAGGATGA
- the argH gene encoding argininosuccinate lyase, whose product MKLWGGRFTKATDKLVEEYTASIQFDQQLWREDITGSLAHVSMLGKCGIIGEDEASAIADGLKKVAAMIEAGDVEFNVENEDVHMNVERLLLEQVGAVGGKLHTGRSRNDQVATDMHLYLRARVVEIVDLVAKVQEALLEQAQANTDTILPGYTHLQRAQPILFAHHLMAYYSMLQRDAERLMDSWKRINVLPLGAGALAGTTFPINREYVAELLKFDAVYTNSLDAVSDRDFIVEFLSNASLLMAHLSRLCEELILWMSDEFDFVELDDAFCTGSSIMPQKKNPDVAELVRGKTGRVYGNLIGLLTVLKGLPLAYNKDMQEDKEGMFDTVATLHGALSLFAPMIRTMKVKKDNMRQAVAQDFSNATDLADYLVGKGLPFRQAHEVVGKSVLYCIEQGKYLLDLSLDEYKQFSELFEADIYTALDPENVVNARNVLGGTAKNQVEIQVANASVSLTHTQQWVEEHLQRIDVHLL is encoded by the coding sequence ATGAAGTTATGGGGCGGTAGGTTCACCAAAGCAACAGATAAGCTCGTAGAAGAATACACGGCATCCATCCAGTTCGACCAGCAGCTGTGGAGGGAGGACATTACCGGAAGCCTGGCGCATGTATCGATGCTTGGCAAATGCGGCATTATTGGCGAAGACGAAGCATCGGCTATCGCAGATGGGCTTAAGAAGGTCGCCGCTATGATCGAAGCCGGGGATGTTGAGTTTAACGTAGAAAACGAAGACGTACATATGAATGTCGAGAGGTTGCTGCTCGAGCAAGTCGGAGCCGTCGGGGGCAAATTACACACCGGACGTAGCCGTAACGATCAGGTGGCTACCGACATGCATCTGTATCTGCGTGCGCGCGTCGTCGAAATCGTTGATCTGGTTGCAAAAGTACAGGAGGCGCTATTAGAGCAGGCACAGGCTAATACAGATACCATTCTTCCTGGCTATACGCATCTGCAGCGTGCGCAGCCTATTCTGTTTGCTCATCATCTGATGGCTTACTACTCCATGTTGCAGCGTGATGCGGAACGGTTGATGGATAGCTGGAAACGCATCAATGTTCTGCCTCTGGGCGCGGGTGCGCTGGCGGGTACGACATTTCCGATCAATCGCGAATATGTAGCTGAGTTGCTCAAATTTGATGCGGTATATACGAACAGCCTAGATGCGGTTAGTGACCGTGATTTTATTGTTGAATTCCTGTCGAATGCATCGCTGCTCATGGCACATCTGTCGCGTTTGTGTGAAGAGCTTATTCTATGGATGAGTGACGAGTTTGACTTTGTAGAATTGGATGACGCTTTCTGTACGGGATCGAGCATTATGCCGCAGAAGAAGAATCCGGACGTGGCCGAGCTGGTCCGTGGCAAAACGGGACGCGTATACGGCAACCTTATCGGTCTCTTGACGGTCCTGAAAGGTTTACCTCTTGCATATAACAAAGATATGCAAGAAGATAAAGAAGGTATGTTCGATACAGTTGCGACCTTGCATGGCGCATTGTCTTTATTTGCACCGATGATTCGCACGATGAAAGTAAAGAAAGACAATATGCGTCAAGCCGTGGCGCAGGATTTCTCCAATGCAACCGATCTGGCGGACTATCTTGTCGGCAAAGGATTGCCGTTCCGTCAGGCTCATGAAGTAGTCGGAAAAAGTGTGCTGTACTGCATTGAGCAGGGAAAATATCTGCTTGATCTGAGCCTGGATGAATACAAGCAGTTTTCCGAGCTGTTTGAAGCTGATATTTATACTGCTCTCGATCCAGAGAACGTTGTTAATGCCCGTAACGTATTGGGTGGTACGGCGAAAAATCAGGTGGAAATTCAGGTAGCGAATGCGTCCGTTTCGCTTACGCATACACAGCAATGGGTTGAGGAGCATTTGCAAAGAATCGATGTTCATCTTCTGTAA
- a CDS encoding S41 family peptidase: MYIKRRTFFIITLVLVFSTSIVTLAAAKFFGQASGARGNAPQGDDAQQQSSQNPDMAKVYEAYQLIENTALEKQDKTKLIDGAIEGMVKTLDDPFSDYMNQKETKDFNSSLQSTFEGIGAEVTLKNEKVTIVSPFKGSPAEKAGLRPEDQILKVNGKSLQGLSLSDAVMHIRGPKGTKAELEIMRPGLSDPLHVTVVRDDIPVETVYSETVERNGKKYGKLEVTQFSQDTAKHFTTELNKLEKQGISGLIVDVRGNPGGLLDSVVEIGNLLIPNKGVILQVQYSDGKKEVFRSEKGEAKYPVVVLTDKGSASASEILAGALQGSGYKVIGTQSFGKGTVQNTMPLEDDSQLKITVAKWLTPDGTWIHKKGITPDVKIEQPDYFKAAPLPDKVELKRDMNGSDVKNLQLILKGLGQSPGRLDGYFDNRTEMAVKTFQSLHQLPVTGKVDKKTAGAMQEELIKRIQDPKNDLQLQAAIEVISKEAN, from the coding sequence TTGTATATAAAACGCCGCACATTTTTTATTATCACGCTTGTGCTTGTATTTTCTACGAGCATCGTGACGCTTGCGGCCGCGAAATTTTTCGGACAGGCTTCCGGTGCGCGAGGAAACGCGCCACAGGGTGATGACGCCCAGCAACAGTCGAGCCAGAATCCCGATATGGCGAAAGTGTATGAAGCTTACCAATTAATAGAGAACACGGCGCTTGAAAAGCAAGATAAGACGAAGCTGATAGACGGTGCGATTGAAGGGATGGTCAAGACGCTGGACGATCCGTTCTCGGATTACATGAACCAGAAAGAGACCAAGGACTTCAACTCTTCACTGCAGTCTACATTTGAAGGTATTGGTGCAGAAGTGACGCTCAAGAATGAGAAAGTTACGATTGTTTCTCCATTTAAAGGTTCACCTGCGGAGAAAGCCGGATTGCGTCCAGAGGATCAGATCCTGAAAGTAAACGGAAAAAGCTTGCAAGGATTGAGCTTAAGCGATGCTGTCATGCATATTCGTGGCCCGAAAGGAACGAAGGCCGAACTTGAGATTATGCGCCCGGGATTATCTGATCCGCTTCATGTGACCGTCGTACGTGACGACATTCCAGTAGAGACGGTATATAGTGAAACGGTAGAGCGAAACGGTAAGAAGTACGGAAAGCTAGAGGTTACGCAGTTCTCTCAAGATACGGCTAAGCATTTTACTACCGAGTTGAACAAGCTGGAGAAGCAGGGGATTAGCGGGCTGATTGTTGATGTGCGCGGCAATCCAGGTGGTCTTCTGGATTCGGTAGTAGAAATTGGCAACCTGCTTATACCGAATAAAGGTGTTATTTTACAGGTGCAGTATAGCGACGGCAAGAAAGAGGTATTTCGTTCCGAGAAAGGCGAAGCCAAGTATCCGGTTGTCGTACTAACGGACAAAGGTAGCGCCAGTGCTTCGGAGATTCTTGCTGGAGCCTTGCAGGGAAGCGGCTATAAAGTGATCGGTACCCAATCATTCGGAAAAGGTACCGTACAAAACACAATGCCGCTTGAGGATGATAGTCAGTTGAAAATTACGGTCGCCAAATGGCTGACCCCAGACGGAACGTGGATTCATAAGAAAGGGATCACGCCGGATGTGAAAATCGAACAGCCTGACTATTTTAAAGCAGCTCCGCTACCGGATAAGGTAGAATTGAAACGCGATATGAACGGTTCTGATGTGAAGAATCTACAGTTAATTCTCAAAGGACTGGGGCAGTCACCAGGAAGGTTGGACGGGTATTTCGATAACCGGACCGAGATGGCGGTGAAAACATTTCAAAGCCTGCATCAGTTGCCTGTGACCGGTAAAGTGGATAAGAAGACGGCAGGCGCTATGCAGGAAGAGTTGATTAAGCGGATTCAAGATCCGAAGAATGATTTACAGCTTCAGGCAGCAATTGAAGTTATATCCAAGGAAGCAAATTAA
- a CDS encoding murein hydrolase activator EnvC family protein, which translates to MAKKFLIPLAATILFTGLTPAVGQADQVSNVQKEIDRIKKESQAAKGKISAINQQINSVQAQQQSTKEDIMSIDLKMNETQAKIQELDKKIEETTASLKEAAKQLQEAIIRVEKRDKLLKTRVSAIYEAGDISYLEVLLGSQDFSDFLERLDAVKSIVDQDVTILEDNKRDRDIIAEKKKQIEEQLKSLKAMQAEAQQLADQLEAQKQERERILKELEKQEGELLEIKEEQEKASLELVNQLQAKIEEQRRAEEERRRASSSDAGSWSPPPVHSGGQFVQPVSGRISSPFGYRVHPILHTRKFHDGTDFAAPQGTPIYAAAEGVVASAGYMNGYGNTVVIYHGNGLSTLYGHIRHGGIVVSEGQSVSAGQKIAEVGSTGRSTGPHLHFTVIKNGQKVDPMSYLR; encoded by the coding sequence ATGGCGAAGAAGTTCCTGATTCCGCTGGCAGCCACCATTCTATTTACCGGACTTACCCCGGCGGTCGGCCAAGCCGATCAAGTTTCCAATGTGCAAAAGGAAATTGATAGAATTAAAAAAGAAAGTCAAGCGGCAAAAGGCAAAATCAGTGCAATCAATCAGCAAATCAACAGTGTTCAGGCTCAGCAGCAATCGACCAAAGAAGACATCATGAGCATTGACCTTAAGATGAACGAAACACAGGCGAAAATCCAAGAACTCGATAAAAAAATTGAAGAGACGACCGCTAGTTTAAAAGAAGCAGCGAAACAGCTTCAGGAAGCCATTATCCGTGTAGAAAAACGGGACAAACTATTGAAAACACGTGTTTCCGCTATCTATGAGGCCGGAGATATTTCTTATCTAGAGGTTCTGCTTGGTTCGCAGGATTTCAGCGACTTCCTTGAGCGCTTAGATGCCGTGAAGTCTATCGTGGATCAAGATGTGACCATTTTAGAAGACAATAAACGCGACCGCGATATTATCGCAGAGAAGAAGAAACAAATCGAAGAACAATTGAAAAGCTTAAAAGCAATGCAAGCGGAAGCCCAACAGCTGGCAGACCAATTGGAAGCACAAAAGCAAGAGCGGGAACGTATCCTCAAAGAGCTGGAGAAGCAGGAAGGGGAACTGCTGGAGATTAAGGAGGAGCAGGAGAAAGCTTCGCTTGAGCTGGTCAATCAATTGCAGGCAAAAATTGAAGAACAGCGCCGCGCTGAAGAGGAGCGCCGCCGTGCTTCCTCGTCGGATGCGGGAAGCTGGTCTCCGCCACCGGTTCACTCCGGGGGACAATTCGTGCAGCCGGTTAGCGGACGTATTTCTTCTCCGTTTGGGTACAGGGTACATCCGATTCTCCATACGCGTAAATTCCATGATGGTACGGACTTCGCAGCTCCACAAGGAACGCCGATTTATGCGGCCGCAGAGGGCGTTGTAGCATCGGCAGGTTATATGAACGGTTATGGCAATACGGTTGTTATTTATCACGGAAACGGATTAAGTACATTGTACGGCCATATTCGCCATGGCGGCATTGTAGTATCCGAGGGACAATCGGTAAGCGCGGGACAGAAGATTGCGGAAGTCGGTTCTACAGGCCGTTCTACAGGGCCGCACCTGCACTTTACGGTTATCAAAAACGGTCAAAAAGTTGATCCGATGTCATACTTGCGTTAA
- a CDS encoding PDZ domain-containing protein gives MDDWSGLILDLLIQIPQFLISPALYIFALLLFWAYRKQIVQERKLFHARVTSGMGELVRALLFGAVAGLGVSIVLLVLGVTPSYYDIVLLWVLSGVLALLNIRFLSFAYSGGLLSVLSVLARFVSVDGLNGWSKTILVWVQEVNIPAILALVAVLHIAEGILVRAIPKQGLSPILIKSERGRVVGAYEIQKYWLVPLVLFVTGDASGAYVPNEAGWWPLFYAGAAVLSLLPVPAVTGYADLAVLSTPQDKTRQTGKMIVWFGLALLVLAYLGTLWLPIAVFGSILSLIGHEALRIYGGWKRRVHTPLYVQLKKGVRVLAVVPGSPADEMEIVTGDVIIRVNGNEINSKEEIYPALQQQSAFCKMEVMNKEGHIKYVQRSVYQGDHHQLGLIVAPDASADEYVEQGYRRLFGLFRRIRTRHNAETAEMPLEQGKDVSL, from the coding sequence ATGGATGATTGGTCAGGATTGATTCTCGATTTGTTGATACAAATTCCGCAGTTTTTAATAAGCCCTGCTCTCTATATATTTGCGTTGCTACTATTCTGGGCGTATCGCAAGCAAATTGTGCAGGAGCGAAAGCTATTTCATGCCCGGGTAACCTCAGGCATGGGTGAGCTGGTACGTGCATTGCTGTTTGGTGCAGTAGCCGGCCTAGGTGTCTCTATTGTGCTTCTGGTACTTGGAGTAACGCCCTCGTACTATGATATTGTTTTGCTATGGGTGTTGAGCGGCGTGCTTGCGTTGCTGAACATTCGCTTCTTGTCCTTTGCGTATAGCGGAGGTCTGCTGTCCGTACTATCCGTACTGGCTCGGTTCGTCTCTGTAGATGGCCTGAACGGTTGGAGTAAGACTATACTTGTTTGGGTGCAGGAAGTGAATATTCCAGCCATTCTGGCGTTGGTCGCTGTTCTGCACATTGCGGAAGGTATTCTGGTACGTGCCATACCGAAGCAGGGACTGTCGCCCATACTCATCAAAAGCGAGCGTGGCCGCGTTGTTGGAGCATACGAGATTCAAAAATATTGGCTTGTTCCACTGGTGCTGTTCGTGACAGGAGACGCGTCCGGCGCGTATGTACCGAATGAGGCAGGATGGTGGCCGCTATTTTATGCAGGCGCAGCGGTATTGAGTCTGCTCCCAGTTCCGGCCGTGACCGGATACGCAGATTTGGCTGTGTTATCCACGCCACAGGACAAAACAAGGCAGACCGGTAAAATGATTGTCTGGTTCGGCTTAGCGCTGCTCGTATTAGCATATCTGGGAACACTGTGGCTTCCCATTGCTGTATTCGGCAGTATTCTGTCGCTTATCGGGCATGAAGCGCTACGCATCTATGGAGGATGGAAGCGCCGTGTCCATACGCCACTGTACGTTCAGCTGAAGAAGGGCGTCCGAGTACTTGCGGTTGTGCCGGGAAGTCCTGCAGATGAGATGGAAATCGTGACAGGTGATGTAATTATTCGGGTGAACGGAAACGAAATCAACAGTAAAGAAGAAATTTACCCGGCGTTGCAGCAGCAGTCTGCTTTCTGTAAAATGGAAGTAATGAACAAAGAAGGACATATCAAATACGTTCAGCGTTCCGTGTATCAGGGAGACCACCATCAATTGGGGCTTATCGTAGCACCAGATGCTTCGGCGGACGAGTATGTGGAACAAGGGTACAGGCGGCTGTTCGGATTGTTCCGCAGGATACGGACACGTCATAACGCTGAAACGGCTGAGATGCCCCTCGAGCAGGGAAAGGATGTATCATTATGA
- a CDS encoding DUF2198 family protein, whose protein sequence is MILNYVIALIVPFILAAVISRVSLNIWVGAIATLGIMMAAFNGPYQPLPVILLGVVSGLSGTYAGYRWIRGISLTK, encoded by the coding sequence ATGATTTTGAATTACGTTATTGCGCTGATTGTTCCATTTATTCTCGCGGCTGTCATCTCCCGCGTATCGCTGAATATATGGGTAGGAGCCATCGCGACGCTTGGCATTATGATGGCTGCTTTCAACGGACCTTATCAGCCTCTGCCCGTCATCCTGCTTGGCGTAGTCAGTGGACTTTCCGGCACATATGCTGGATACCGATGGATTCGCGGAATTAGTTTAACGAAATAA
- a CDS encoding SRPBCC family protein produces MPVIEHMIEIHAPIGVCFDLARHVEVHTKTVGKTRERAVAGITEGLLQLGDTVTWEAIHFGIRQRLTAKIIEMDPPYRFIDVMVKGFEKLNEPTFEKNSGKHMFAYPIVI; encoded by the coding sequence GTGCCTGTCATTGAACATATGATAGAAATACATGCGCCGATTGGCGTATGTTTTGATTTGGCAAGACATGTGGAAGTGCATACGAAGACAGTAGGAAAAACAAGAGAAAGAGCAGTAGCTGGGATTACGGAGGGGCTTCTGCAATTGGGAGATACCGTAACATGGGAAGCCATCCATTTTGGCATCCGGCAAAGGCTTACCGCCAAAATCATAGAAATGGACCCCCCTTATCGTTTTATAGATGTAATGGTAAAAGGCTTTGAAAAGCTTAACGAACCTACGTTCGAAAAAAATTCTGGAAAGCATATGTTCGCATATCCGATTGTGATATAA
- the ftsE gene encoding cell division ATP-binding protein FtsE, which produces MIEMQDVWKTYPNGTVALQGIDVHIKDGEFVYVVGPSGAGKSTFIKLMYREEKSTKGEIVINGSHISRLKERYIPHMRRKIGVVFQDFKLLPKLTVYENVAFAMEVIEAPKKEIKPRVMEVLELVRLKHKARSLPDQLSGGEQQRVAIARAIVNNPDLIIADEPTGNLDPETSMDIMQTLLDINKRGTTVIMATHNKEIVNNVRKRVIAIEAGRIVRDEQKGEYGYED; this is translated from the coding sequence TTGATAGAAATGCAGGATGTATGGAAAACGTATCCGAACGGAACCGTAGCACTCCAGGGAATTGACGTCCATATTAAAGACGGCGAATTCGTTTATGTCGTCGGTCCAAGTGGTGCCGGAAAATCAACGTTCATTAAGTTGATGTACCGCGAAGAGAAGTCGACAAAAGGGGAAATCGTTATCAACGGCTCTCATATTAGCCGATTGAAAGAGCGATACATTCCTCATATGCGACGTAAGATTGGTGTCGTATTTCAAGACTTTAAGCTGCTTCCGAAGCTGACAGTCTATGAAAACGTCGCATTTGCTATGGAAGTTATCGAAGCGCCAAAGAAGGAGATTAAACCGCGTGTAATGGAAGTGCTTGAGCTTGTAAGGCTTAAACATAAAGCACGTTCGTTACCGGACCAGCTATCCGGCGGGGAGCAGCAGCGTGTGGCAATTGCCCGCGCCATTGTAAATAACCCGGATTTAATTATTGCGGATGAGCCGACCGGTAACCTGGACCCGGAGACTTCAATGGATATTATGCAAACACTGCTTGATATCAACAAGCGGGGTACGACCGTGATTATGGCGACGCATAACAAAGAAATCGTAAACAACGTCCGCAAGCGTGTAATTGCTATCGAAGCGGGACGAATTGTACGGGATGAGCAGAAGGGGGAATACGGCTATGAAGACTAG
- the ftsX gene encoding permease-like cell division protein FtsX, translated as MKTSTIARHLREGFKNLGRNGWMTFASVSAVTITLLILGVFLLLAMNIQHLVQTVEKQVEIRVSLDVTADQATAKKVEGELRKLSDAAEVTFVPKAEGLQNLKKSFGEKGALFNGLEKENPLPDSFIVKAKTPQQTGSLAQKIQKIDGVKKVNYAEQTTKKLFAITDVVRLVIVAFIIALAFTAMFLIANTIKLTIVARRREIEIMKLVGATNGFIRWPFFVEGALMGILGALLPIAILTFGYGYLVDFVEQQLALYFLNLLPLYPLALKISLILLGIGAFIGVWGSLMSVRRFLRI; from the coding sequence ATGAAGACTAGCACGATTGCCCGCCATCTGCGAGAAGGGTTCAAGAATCTGGGCCGGAATGGCTGGATGACGTTTGCTTCAGTTAGTGCGGTTACGATTACGCTGTTAATTCTCGGCGTCTTTTTATTGTTGGCAATGAATATTCAGCACCTTGTCCAGACCGTAGAGAAGCAAGTAGAGATTCGCGTCTCACTTGACGTAACGGCTGATCAGGCGACGGCGAAAAAGGTAGAAGGCGAACTTAGAAAATTGTCTGATGCCGCTGAAGTGACGTTTGTTCCCAAGGCGGAAGGCCTTCAGAATTTGAAAAAAAGCTTTGGCGAGAAAGGCGCATTGTTTAATGGATTGGAAAAAGAGAATCCGTTGCCAGACTCGTTTATCGTCAAAGCAAAAACGCCTCAGCAGACCGGATCATTGGCCCAGAAGATTCAGAAAATCGACGGTGTGAAGAAGGTTAACTATGCTGAGCAGACAACGAAAAAGCTATTTGCGATAACCGATGTTGTCCGTTTGGTCATCGTCGCATTTATTATCGCGCTGGCGTTTACTGCCATGTTCTTGATTGCCAACACGATTAAACTGACGATCGTAGCGCGTCGCCGCGAAATTGAGATTATGAAGCTAGTTGGTGCGACCAATGGATTTATCCGCTGGCCTTTCTTTGTTGAAGGTGCATTGATGGGGATTCTTGGAGCATTGTTACCGATCGCGATTTTAACTTTTGGATATGGCTATTTAGTAGATTTCGTCGAGCAACAGCTGGCGTTATACTTCTTAAATCTATTACCATTGTATCCACTTGCGCTGAAGATTTCGCTTATACTTCTCGGAATCGGTGCGTTCATCGGTGTGTGGGGAAGCTTAATGTCCGTACGACGGTTTTTGCGTATATAA